The proteins below come from a single Prolixibacter sp. NT017 genomic window:
- a CDS encoding 3-oxoacyl-ACP synthase III family protein, which yields MKKRYSIIKGSGCYIPEKRVVNEDFLNNDFYDSEGNKINTPNEEIIKKFEKITEIKERRYVTDDLQTSDIAYFAAKDAIVNSGIDKESLDYIIVAHNFGDVLSNNRKSDLVPSLAARVKNKLGIENPGTISFDVPFGCPGWLMGMIQADYFLRSGDAKRALIIGAETLSRVSDPHDRDSMIYSDGAGATILEAIESDEPVGILVHSSRSDTLNHAFLLWMGKSNNPDYEGDQLFLKMHGRKLYEYALNTVPSVVKESLEKAKIELEQVDKVLIHQANAKMDDAILARLFKLFHKKDIPKDIMPMTIAELGNSSVATVPTLLNLLLNNKLPNQKVTSGNILVFASVGAGMNINSMIYKMP from the coding sequence ATGAAAAAGCGATATTCTATTATTAAAGGGTCAGGATGTTACATACCTGAAAAAAGAGTCGTAAATGAAGATTTTCTGAATAATGATTTTTACGATTCTGAGGGAAATAAAATCAATACCCCGAACGAAGAGATAATTAAAAAATTCGAGAAAATCACAGAAATCAAAGAGAGAAGGTATGTTACAGACGACCTGCAAACTTCTGATATTGCTTATTTTGCTGCGAAAGATGCTATCGTAAATTCGGGCATTGACAAAGAAAGTCTTGACTATATTATTGTCGCGCATAATTTCGGAGATGTACTAAGTAATAACCGAAAGTCGGATTTGGTTCCCAGTCTCGCAGCCCGGGTTAAAAACAAATTAGGTATTGAAAACCCGGGAACCATATCATTTGATGTGCCTTTTGGCTGTCCCGGATGGCTTATGGGTATGATACAGGCTGATTATTTCCTGAGATCGGGAGACGCAAAAAGAGCTTTGATAATCGGGGCAGAAACTCTCTCCAGAGTATCCGATCCCCACGACAGGGACAGTATGATTTATTCCGACGGTGCTGGTGCGACCATTTTGGAAGCGATTGAGAGTGATGAGCCTGTTGGAATTCTGGTCCATAGTTCCCGTTCCGATACACTAAATCATGCTTTTCTGCTTTGGATGGGCAAATCAAACAACCCGGATTACGAAGGAGACCAATTGTTCCTAAAAATGCACGGACGTAAATTATATGAATACGCGCTGAATACCGTTCCTTCGGTTGTGAAAGAAAGCCTGGAAAAAGCAAAAATTGAGTTGGAACAAGTAGATAAGGTGCTAATTCACCAGGCCAATGCCAAAATGGATGATGCCATACTGGCGCGGTTGTTTAAGCTCTTTCATAAAAAAGATATTCCCAAAGACATTATGCCAATGACCATTGCTGAACTAGGAAATAGTTCGGTGGCAACTGTTCCCACATTACTGAACTTACTGCTCAACAATAAGTTACCGAACCAGAAGGTGACGAGTGGAAATATATTGGTGTTTGCTTCTGTTGGAGCGGGAATGAATATAAATTCGATGATCTACAAAATGCCGTAG
- a CDS encoding class I SAM-dependent methyltransferase has product MERENKETYWSRFTEGFEEMQSYVVGDEVLLLAHEELLREANLGKVLELGCGTGLYSETLQKNAEYVVATDLSDEMLAFAKKKRGNLENVEFRKADALNLEFEDGLFDTVFMANLIHVVGSAGRAIQESKRVLKDGGLLIINSFAIDDMSFFNKLAMGIRYLKTFGKPSAEATKEKTTRKSVEQLLIDNGFEIQKSLFLGTKSKAMYISGRK; this is encoded by the coding sequence ATGGAAAGAGAAAATAAAGAAACTTACTGGAGCCGGTTTACCGAAGGTTTTGAAGAGATGCAAAGTTACGTGGTTGGTGACGAGGTTCTTCTTTTGGCCCACGAAGAATTATTGAGAGAGGCTAATCTCGGAAAAGTGTTGGAACTGGGATGCGGAACCGGGTTGTACTCGGAAACGCTGCAAAAAAACGCAGAGTATGTTGTTGCGACCGATTTGTCGGATGAGATGCTCGCTTTTGCAAAGAAAAAAAGAGGTAATCTGGAGAATGTTGAGTTCCGGAAAGCGGATGCCCTTAATCTTGAATTTGAAGACGGACTATTCGACACGGTTTTCATGGCGAATCTGATTCATGTTGTAGGAAGTGCGGGACGGGCTATTCAGGAGAGTAAGCGGGTGCTGAAAGACGGTGGACTATTAATTATTAACTCTTTTGCTATCGATGACATGAGTTTTTTTAACAAGCTGGCCATGGGAATCCGTTACCTAAAAACATTTGGTAAACCTTCTGCGGAAGCAACAAAGGAAAAAACAACCCGAAAAAGTGTAGAACAGTTGCTTATCGACAATGGTTTTGAAATCCAGAAAAGTCTGTTCCTGGGAACAAAATCCAAAGCGATGTATATCAGCGGTAGAAAGTAA
- the hydE gene encoding [FeFe] hydrogenase H-cluster radical SAM maturase HydE, giving the protein MNDINNILAQSEFSREDIVCLLSLEGEEKTLLFRKAAEVKAVNTGSEVYFRGLVEFSNVCGKNCYYCGIRKDNDEVKRYNLSDEEILAAARFAWENQYGSLVLQSGELASPAFADRVENLLREIKKLSNGELGITISLGEQSPEVYRRWFEAGAHRYLLRIESSTPELYRKIHPNDELHDFDTRLACLRSLKETGYQTGTGVMIGLPFQTLENLADDLFFFKTFDIDMVGMGPYLEHAETPLYSYRETLMPLQQRFDLSLKMVAVLRLLMPDINIAAATALQAIDPLGREKAVKVGANIIMPNITPGLYRNDYALYQNKPCVDEEPEQCKGCLDARIALAEGEIGYGKWGDSKHFQKRVKASSR; this is encoded by the coding sequence ATGAATGATATTAACAACATATTAGCACAGTCCGAATTTTCCCGTGAGGATATTGTCTGTCTGCTTTCGCTAGAAGGAGAGGAGAAGACCTTGCTTTTTCGAAAAGCGGCTGAAGTGAAAGCCGTGAATACCGGATCAGAAGTGTATTTCCGCGGCTTGGTCGAGTTCTCGAATGTGTGTGGCAAGAACTGCTACTATTGTGGTATTCGCAAGGACAACGATGAGGTAAAACGCTACAATTTGTCGGATGAGGAGATTCTGGCAGCAGCCCGTTTTGCGTGGGAAAATCAATATGGCTCGCTGGTATTGCAATCGGGGGAACTGGCATCACCGGCTTTCGCCGACCGGGTGGAAAACCTGTTGCGGGAAATCAAAAAACTAAGCAACGGTGAGTTGGGTATTACCATATCGTTAGGCGAACAGTCTCCTGAAGTGTATCGTCGCTGGTTTGAAGCCGGTGCACACCGCTACCTGTTGCGAATCGAATCATCAACACCCGAACTGTACCGGAAAATACATCCCAACGACGAGTTGCACGATTTCGACACTCGCTTAGCTTGCCTGCGTTCGTTGAAGGAAACAGGCTATCAAACCGGAACCGGCGTAATGATTGGGCTCCCTTTCCAAACGCTCGAAAACCTGGCAGACGACCTGTTTTTCTTCAAAACTTTTGATATCGACATGGTGGGGATGGGTCCATACCTCGAGCATGCCGAAACCCCCTTGTATTCCTACAGGGAAACACTCATGCCATTGCAGCAACGGTTCGATTTATCGCTGAAGATGGTTGCCGTTTTGCGCTTACTGATGCCCGACATTAACATTGCGGCGGCAACAGCATTGCAGGCCATCGACCCGCTGGGGCGCGAAAAAGCGGTGAAAGTTGGGGCTAACATTATCATGCCAAACATCACGCCCGGGTTGTATCGAAACGATTATGCCCTTTACCAAAACAAACCCTGCGTTGACGAAGAGCCCGAACAATGTAAGGGCTGTCTTGATGCCCGCATCGCATTGGCGGAAGGAGAAATCGGCTATGGCAAATGGGGTGACTCCAAACATTTCCAAAAGCGGGTAAAAGCTTCCTCCCGTTAA
- the amrS gene encoding AmmeMemoRadiSam system radical SAM enzyme encodes MKNALYYDRVGQNIVRCKLCPHYCVINEGKRGACRVRKNVGGDLYTEIFEKVAAYGSDPIEKKPLYHFYPGSKILSIGTIGCNLKCSFCQNYRISQVSPDEFDNFKLFSTEELVQIALNDENNLGVAFTYSEPGIAYEYMYEIAKGALNTRLKTVMVTNGYINKAPLLRLLPYIDAFNVDLKAFSENFYHKMTHAKLEPVKNSIRIIAQSESHLELTNLVIPGMNDDYEEFEEMVRWIADETGKDTPLHLSRYFPAFKQNLAATPVNTLLDLFEIAVRHLNYVYLGNLADTRRSSTFCSKCHQRVIDRSGYYTEISGLDKKGNCTNCHHHIIDNI; translated from the coding sequence ATGAAGAATGCATTGTACTACGATAGGGTCGGGCAGAATATTGTCCGGTGTAAATTGTGTCCTCACTACTGCGTTATCAACGAAGGAAAGCGCGGGGCCTGCCGGGTGCGGAAGAACGTGGGCGGAGACTTGTATACCGAAATTTTTGAAAAGGTAGCCGCATACGGTTCCGATCCCATCGAGAAGAAACCTCTTTATCACTTTTATCCCGGAAGCAAAATTTTATCAATCGGTACCATCGGTTGTAACCTGAAATGCTCGTTTTGCCAAAATTACCGTATTTCTCAGGTATCGCCCGACGAGTTTGACAACTTTAAATTGTTCTCTACCGAAGAATTGGTGCAAATTGCGTTGAATGACGAAAATAATTTGGGGGTTGCTTTTACATATAGTGAGCCCGGAATTGCCTATGAGTACATGTATGAAATCGCCAAAGGGGCACTGAATACCCGGCTGAAAACTGTGATGGTGACCAATGGTTACATTAACAAGGCTCCGCTTCTGAGACTCTTACCCTATATCGATGCGTTCAATGTTGACCTGAAAGCGTTCTCGGAGAATTTCTACCACAAAATGACACATGCCAAACTGGAGCCGGTCAAAAACAGTATCCGCATCATTGCGCAATCCGAGAGCCACCTGGAGTTGACCAACCTGGTGATTCCCGGCATGAATGACGATTACGAAGAATTTGAAGAAATGGTTCGCTGGATAGCCGACGAAACCGGCAAAGATACACCTCTGCACCTCTCCCGTTATTTCCCGGCATTTAAACAGAACCTCGCTGCCACTCCGGTCAATACGTTGCTCGATTTGTTCGAGATCGCGGTTCGACATTTGAATTACGTCTACCTTGGAAATCTGGCAGATACCCGTCGCAGCTCTACCTTTTGCAGTAAATGTCACCAGCGGGTCATCGACCGTTCCGGATATTACACCGAGATTTCCGGGCTGGACAAAAAGGGAAATTGTACCAACTGCCATCACCACATCATCGATAACATTTAA
- the mnmA gene encoding tRNA 2-thiouridine(34) synthase MnmA, whose protein sequence is MKEKVVVGLSGGVDSSVAAYLLKQQGYEVIGVFMINWKERTGTLTSSCTWEDDITFAEMIAKKLDIPFHVVDLSDFYRKRVVDYMFEEYGKGHTPNPDVLCNREIKFDMFMEKALELGADYVATGHYCRKADVEKDGKTYYRLLAGSDPNKDQSYFLCQLNQEQLAKSMFPIGHLMKPEVREIAREQGLITAERKDSQGICFVGKVDLPVFLQQKLEPKKGNVIEIPADFMARKKDVEKTPDNFKKLCYAFPYKPWNGKVIGEHNGAQFYTIGQRKGLNIGGYAEPLFVLATDINRNIIYVGEGKSHPGLYRPGLFVPKEDIHWIRPDLEIPVGDEKDFLFRIRYRQPLEKGRMYMREEGLYVVFEEEQRGITAGQFVAWYTGDEQIGSGVIY, encoded by the coding sequence ATGAAGGAAAAAGTTGTAGTCGGATTATCGGGCGGCGTCGATTCGAGCGTTGCCGCATACCTCCTCAAACAGCAGGGGTACGAAGTGATTGGTGTGTTCATGATTAACTGGAAAGAACGTACCGGAACCCTTACATCGAGTTGTACCTGGGAAGATGATATCACCTTTGCAGAAATGATTGCCAAAAAGCTGGATATCCCTTTCCATGTGGTCGATTTGTCGGATTTCTACCGGAAACGGGTGGTTGATTATATGTTCGAAGAGTACGGGAAAGGCCACACACCCAACCCGGACGTGCTTTGCAACCGCGAGATTAAGTTCGACATGTTCATGGAGAAAGCGCTGGAACTTGGTGCCGACTATGTAGCTACCGGACATTACTGCCGCAAAGCTGACGTGGAGAAAGATGGTAAAACATATTATCGTTTGCTCGCTGGCTCCGATCCCAACAAAGACCAGAGTTATTTCCTGTGCCAGCTTAACCAGGAGCAGCTAGCCAAATCGATGTTCCCGATAGGACATTTGATGAAACCCGAAGTGCGCGAAATTGCCCGTGAACAGGGATTGATAACGGCTGAGCGCAAAGATTCGCAGGGAATTTGTTTTGTGGGAAAAGTGGACTTACCCGTTTTCCTTCAGCAAAAGCTGGAACCGAAAAAAGGCAACGTGATTGAAATCCCGGCCGATTTTATGGCCCGGAAAAAGGATGTGGAGAAAACGCCGGACAATTTTAAAAAGCTGTGCTATGCTTTTCCCTACAAACCCTGGAACGGAAAAGTAATCGGCGAGCATAACGGTGCCCAGTTTTATACCATCGGGCAACGAAAAGGCCTGAATATTGGCGGCTATGCTGAACCACTATTCGTCTTGGCGACCGACATTAATCGGAATATCATATACGTAGGCGAAGGAAAATCGCATCCTGGCTTGTACCGCCCCGGATTATTCGTTCCCAAAGAAGATATCCACTGGATCAGGCCCGATTTGGAAATTCCGGTCGGAGATGAAAAAGATTTCCTCTTCCGGATACGTTATCGCCAGCCGCTCGAAAAAGGACGAATGTACATGCGGGAGGAAGGTCTCTACGTCGTATTCGAAGAGGAACAACGCGGTATCACCGCCGGTCAGTTTGTGGCCTGGTACACCGGTGACGAGCAGATTGGTTCAGGGGTAATCTACTGA
- a CDS encoding menaquinone biosynthesis decarboxylase, whose product MAFQGIREYIELLEQKGELIRIGEYVDPVLEIPEIVDRVSKSPGGGKSLLFENTGTDFPVLINAFGSNERMALALGADNLNAIGDEIEDLFKKLVSPKAGLMEKLRMLPMLGQISSWMPKSVSGKGKCQEVIMKEPDMGKLPILTCWPADGGPFVTLPCVVTRDPETGVRNVGMYRMQVFGPELTGMHWHKHKTGARHFNEYKKRSERMPISVVLGGDPAYTYAATAPLPDNIDEYLLAGFLRKKRVELVKCITNDLEVPSNADFVIEGYVDPEEDFIWEGPFGDHTGFYSLADWYPRFHVTCITHRKDAVYPATIVGIPPQEDAYIGRATERIFLSPMKLTMIPEMEDMELPPAGVAHNLTISKIDKTFAGQAAKVMNAMWGAGQMMFNKVMIVADGQTDIHNYPEIARLVSQVVDPAYDIYFTQGPMDVLDHSSSKFAYGSKMGLDATHKYEEELYTEQTNYQVPKSSEISVENIKKEIPETHDINANLLDVGISFVVVSVKKNEPGLVKSLGKKLAAHAAFKGVKFIAIVDEELDIHDMNSVGWYVTGNIDPKRDSQIFEAENEGEVSHLVLDGTRKSGSLDNFKRDWPNPVVSSMETIRKVDEMWPKLGLGELIESPSLRYIPIQKGEGAIAEEKQD is encoded by the coding sequence ATGGCATTTCAGGGAATTCGCGAGTATATCGAGCTTTTAGAGCAAAAAGGAGAGTTGATCAGAATTGGTGAATATGTAGATCCGGTATTGGAAATACCCGAGATTGTGGACCGCGTGTCTAAGTCTCCCGGAGGCGGAAAGTCACTGCTGTTTGAAAACACAGGAACTGATTTTCCGGTTCTGATCAACGCTTTTGGTTCGAACGAGCGAATGGCCCTGGCATTGGGAGCCGATAACCTAAATGCTATTGGTGACGAAATCGAAGACCTCTTTAAGAAGCTGGTGAGCCCTAAAGCCGGCTTGATGGAGAAATTACGAATGCTCCCCATGCTGGGACAGATTTCTTCATGGATGCCCAAATCCGTATCCGGAAAAGGGAAATGCCAGGAAGTGATAATGAAAGAGCCGGACATGGGCAAGTTGCCTATACTGACTTGTTGGCCGGCTGATGGCGGTCCCTTTGTTACTTTGCCGTGTGTCGTGACCCGCGATCCGGAAACCGGTGTTCGGAATGTGGGAATGTACCGCATGCAGGTCTTTGGTCCCGAACTGACCGGTATGCATTGGCACAAGCACAAAACTGGGGCGCGTCATTTCAACGAATACAAGAAACGCAGCGAACGCATGCCCATTTCAGTTGTTTTGGGCGGCGATCCGGCTTATACCTATGCTGCCACGGCTCCGCTGCCCGATAACATCGATGAGTACCTGTTAGCGGGCTTTTTGAGGAAGAAAAGAGTGGAGCTGGTAAAATGCATTACCAACGATCTCGAAGTTCCTTCTAACGCCGATTTTGTCATCGAGGGGTATGTCGATCCAGAAGAAGATTTTATCTGGGAAGGTCCCTTTGGCGATCATACCGGTTTTTATTCTTTGGCCGACTGGTACCCCCGTTTCCACGTAACGTGTATTACTCACCGAAAGGATGCTGTTTATCCGGCTACGATTGTGGGAATTCCGCCGCAGGAAGATGCTTACATTGGTCGGGCAACCGAACGAATTTTTCTGAGCCCGATGAAGCTTACCATGATTCCGGAAATGGAAGACATGGAATTACCTCCGGCCGGAGTTGCGCATAACCTAACTATCTCGAAAATTGATAAGACATTTGCCGGTCAGGCAGCCAAAGTAATGAATGCCATGTGGGGCGCCGGTCAGATGATGTTCAACAAAGTGATGATTGTAGCCGATGGGCAAACCGATATTCATAACTACCCGGAAATCGCCAGATTAGTTTCGCAGGTCGTCGATCCGGCGTATGATATTTATTTCACGCAGGGGCCGATGGATGTGCTAGATCATTCCTCTTCCAAATTTGCTTATGGCTCCAAAATGGGCCTCGATGCCACCCATAAATACGAAGAGGAGCTGTACACCGAACAGACCAATTACCAGGTCCCGAAGAGTTCCGAAATTTCTGTGGAAAACATAAAAAAGGAGATTCCGGAAACACACGATATCAATGCCAACTTGCTTGATGTAGGCATTTCGTTTGTTGTTGTGTCGGTGAAGAAAAATGAACCGGGTTTGGTCAAATCGCTCGGCAAAAAGCTGGCTGCACATGCTGCCTTTAAAGGCGTTAAATTCATTGCCATTGTTGATGAAGAGCTCGACATTCATGACATGAATTCTGTGGGATGGTATGTTACCGGAAATATTGATCCCAAGCGCGACTCACAGATTTTTGAAGCCGAAAACGAAGGCGAAGTTTCTCACCTGGTACTTGACGGAACCCGGAAATCCGGCTCATTGGATAACTTCAAGCGCGACTGGCCCAATCCGGTGGTCTCTTCCATGGAAACCATCCGGAAAGTGGATGAGATGTGGCCCAAGTTAGGCTTGGGTGAACTCATCGAGTCGCCATCATTGCGTTACATTCCCATTCAGAAAGGAGAGGGAGCTATCGCGGAAGAAAAACAAGACTGA
- a CDS encoding citrate (Si)-synthase, giving the protein MDYIKEKLLKKGEQERQIVKKLVKEYGDLQLDTVSMGQVLTGMKGVTSLLTVTSKLDPENGIRFRGYSIPELQEKLPKLNPEGEPLPEGLFYLMLLDELPTTEDVQYLTNEWTKRNKVPGHVFDVINALPPTSKPMTQFSTGILAMATESLFQKAYREGVPKDEYWVTTYEDVMNLIAQLPTIAAYIYRRNFHGGDVIPPDPKLDWAANFAHMMGYDSEEVYRLFRMYLFLHADHEGGNVSAHTTHLVSSALSNPFYAYAAGMTGLAGPLHGYANQEVIRWIKGMLDEIGPCGCADEEKEKIANYVKNYISEGKVIPGFGHAVLRVTDPRYVAQKKFAEKYVKDDHMVDVVNCLYEVVPPVLQSLGKVKNPWPNVDAYSGSLLQHYGIDEYFFYTVMFGVSRALGVLAQLIWDRMYGLPIERPKSQPLKWFREQAGI; this is encoded by the coding sequence ATGGACTATATCAAGGAAAAACTCCTGAAGAAGGGAGAGCAGGAGAGACAAATTGTAAAAAAGCTGGTAAAAGAGTACGGTGATCTGCAGCTCGACACCGTTTCGATGGGCCAGGTGCTGACGGGCATGAAAGGCGTTACAAGTTTGCTCACTGTTACTTCGAAGCTGGATCCGGAAAACGGCATTCGTTTCCGGGGCTATTCGATCCCCGAATTGCAGGAGAAGCTTCCCAAACTAAATCCGGAAGGAGAACCATTGCCCGAGGGCTTATTTTATTTGATGTTACTGGACGAGCTGCCAACAACTGAAGATGTTCAGTATTTAACAAACGAATGGACCAAACGTAACAAGGTTCCGGGGCACGTATTCGACGTAATCAATGCGCTGCCACCCACCAGTAAACCGATGACGCAGTTCAGTACAGGTATTCTGGCCATGGCCACAGAATCTCTGTTCCAGAAAGCCTACCGTGAAGGCGTCCCGAAAGATGAATACTGGGTGACGACCTATGAAGACGTTATGAACCTGATTGCGCAGCTGCCGACCATTGCAGCCTATATTTACCGTCGCAATTTCCACGGAGGAGACGTTATTCCGCCGGATCCGAAACTCGACTGGGCAGCTAATTTTGCACACATGATGGGATACGACAGCGAGGAAGTGTATCGACTGTTCCGCATGTATCTTTTCCTCCACGCCGATCACGAAGGAGGAAATGTATCAGCTCACACAACTCACCTCGTGTCTTCTGCACTGAGTAACCCATTTTACGCATATGCAGCCGGTATGACCGGATTGGCAGGTCCGTTGCACGGTTATGCCAACCAGGAAGTAATTCGCTGGATTAAGGGTATGCTCGATGAAATTGGCCCGTGCGGATGTGCTGATGAAGAGAAAGAAAAAATTGCGAATTATGTGAAAAACTACATCTCGGAAGGTAAAGTAATCCCAGGATTTGGACATGCTGTCCTTCGGGTTACCGATCCCCGTTATGTAGCACAGAAGAAGTTCGCTGAGAAATATGTGAAAGATGACCACATGGTCGATGTGGTGAACTGCCTGTACGAAGTAGTGCCTCCGGTATTGCAGTCATTGGGTAAAGTGAAAAATCCATGGCCGAACGTAGATGCCTATTCCGGTTCGCTTCTGCAGCATTACGGTATCGATGAATATTTCTTCTACACTGTGATGTTTGGTGTCAGCCGTGCCTTAGGTGTACTGGCACAACTCATTTGGGACCGCATGTACGGATTGCCCATTGAGCGCCCGAAATCGCAGCCGTTGAAGTGGTTCAGAGAGCAGGCGGGTATCTGA
- a CDS encoding DNA-directed RNA polymerase subunit alpha, with protein sequence MAILAFQKPDKVIMVESDDKFGKFEFRPLEPGYGITIGNALRRILLSSLEGYAITTIKIEGVEHEFSTIPGVIEDVTEMILNLKQIRFKKEVEDFETEKVTVTLFGQEQFKAGDINNFITGFRVLNPELVICNMEPEVKLQIELTIEKGRGYVPSVENKPVEEEFGVIPIDSIFTPIKNVKYSVENYRVEQKTDYEKLVLDIKTDGSIHPKDALKEAAKILIYHFMLFSDEKITLDSDEKFANEEFDEEVLHMRQLLKTKLVDLDLSVRALNCLKAADVDTLGDLVQYNRNDLLKFRNFGKKSLTELDDLLVGMSLNFGMDIGKYKLDKE encoded by the coding sequence ATGGCAATTTTAGCTTTCCAGAAGCCCGATAAAGTGATAATGGTTGAATCCGATGACAAATTCGGCAAGTTCGAATTTCGTCCGCTGGAACCTGGTTATGGTATTACCATCGGTAACGCATTGCGGAGGATTCTGTTATCATCTTTGGAAGGATACGCTATTACCACAATCAAAATCGAAGGGGTAGAGCACGAATTTTCTACCATTCCCGGAGTCATCGAAGATGTTACTGAGATGATCCTGAACCTGAAGCAGATTCGGTTCAAAAAGGAAGTGGAAGACTTCGAAACGGAGAAGGTAACGGTTACCTTATTCGGCCAGGAGCAATTCAAGGCAGGTGATATCAACAACTTTATCACCGGTTTCCGCGTGCTGAATCCCGAGTTGGTTATTTGCAATATGGAGCCCGAAGTGAAGCTTCAGATTGAACTGACCATCGAAAAGGGACGCGGATATGTTCCGAGTGTTGAGAACAAACCCGTTGAAGAAGAATTCGGTGTGATTCCTATCGATTCCATCTTTACACCTATCAAGAATGTAAAATATTCGGTTGAGAACTACCGTGTAGAGCAGAAGACCGACTATGAGAAATTGGTTCTTGATATCAAAACCGATGGCTCAATTCATCCCAAAGATGCACTGAAGGAAGCTGCTAAAATTCTGATTTACCACTTCATGCTTTTCTCTGATGAGAAGATTACGCTTGACTCCGACGAGAAATTTGCAAATGAAGAATTTGATGAAGAAGTACTTCACATGCGTCAGCTCCTGAAGACCAAACTAGTCGACCTGGATCTGTCGGTACGTGCTCTCAACTGCTTGAAAGCTGCCGATGTGGATACCCTTGGCGACTTGGTTCAGTACAACAGGAATGATCTGCTCAAGTTCCGCAACTTTGGTAAAAAGTCGCTTACCGAACTTGATGATTTACTTGTTGGTATGAGTCTGAACTTTGGGATGGACATCGGTAAGTATAAATTAGACAAGGAATAA
- the rpsD gene encoding 30S ribosomal protein S4 produces the protein MARYTGPQTKIARKFGEPIFGPDKAFEHKNYPPGMHGNNRRRRKVSEYGTQLKEKQKVKYTYGVLEKQFRNLFKKAASHKGVTGTVLLQLLESRLDNVVFRLGIAPTRAAARQLVGHKHIVVNNNVVNIPSYSVRPGDVIGVREKSKSLEVVTDSLSSQRHNKYPWIEWDGEAKTGKFLNVPEREEIPENIKEQLIVELYSK, from the coding sequence ATGGCAAGATATACAGGACCACAAACTAAGATCGCACGAAAATTTGGCGAACCCATTTTCGGGCCCGATAAAGCATTTGAGCACAAGAATTACCCTCCGGGAATGCACGGAAACAACCGTCGCCGCCGGAAGGTGTCCGAATACGGAACCCAGCTTAAAGAAAAACAAAAAGTTAAGTATACTTACGGTGTCCTTGAGAAACAGTTCCGCAACCTTTTCAAGAAGGCGGCGTCACATAAAGGAGTTACCGGTACCGTATTACTTCAGCTTCTCGAGAGTCGTCTCGATAACGTAGTATTCCGTTTAGGAATTGCTCCCACTCGTGCAGCTGCGCGTCAGTTGGTAGGCCACAAACACATCGTGGTGAACAACAATGTGGTAAATATCCCGTCGTACAGTGTACGTCCGGGTGATGTTATCGGTGTTCGCGAAAAATCGAAATCGCTTGAAGTAGTTACCGATTCATTGTCTTCGCAACGTCATAACAAATATCCCTGGATTGAGTGGGATGGGGAAGCTAAGACTGGTAAGTTCCTGAATGTTCCCGAACGGGAAGAGATTCCTGAAAATATCAAGGAGCAGCTTATCGTAGAGTTGTATTCGAAATAA
- the rpsK gene encoding 30S ribosomal protein S11, which produces MAKKSGSSKKRVVNVEAVGQAHVHSSFNNIIISMTNNNGEVISWSSAGKKGFRGSKKNTPYAAQTASEECAKTAYDLGLRKVKVYVKGPGNGRESAIRAIANVGIQVTEIVDVTPLPHNGCRPPKRRRV; this is translated from the coding sequence ATGGCAAAGAAGTCTGGAAGTTCGAAAAAAAGAGTAGTAAACGTAGAGGCTGTGGGACAGGCTCACGTACACTCTTCTTTCAATAACATCATTATTTCGATGACCAACAATAACGGAGAGGTTATTAGCTGGTCTTCGGCTGGAAAAAAAGGATTCCGCGGATCAAAGAAAAATACACCTTATGCAGCACAGACTGCATCGGAAGAGTGCGCAAAAACTGCTTATGATCTTGGATTACGGAAGGTAAAGGTATACGTTAAGGGACCGGGTAACGGACGCGAATCAGCTATTCGTGCTATCGCGAACGTAGGTATCCAGGTTACCGAGATTGTTGACGTTACTCCGCTGCCACACAATGGTTGCCGCCCTCCGAAACGTCGTCGTGTCTAA